A single genomic interval of Armigeres subalbatus isolate Guangzhou_Male chromosome 1, GZ_Asu_2, whole genome shotgun sequence harbors:
- the LOC134207355 gene encoding uncharacterized protein K02A2.6-like — protein MPEKPWTDVAIDFLGPLPSGDYLLVLVDYFSRFTEVIVMRQITAELTINALFETFSRYGIPETLRSDNGPQFISEQFKTFCEEYGICHQKTTPYWPQANGEVERMNSTILKRLRISQEEKSKHWKWDLRSFLLMYNSTPHSTTAVAPSALMFGRVLRDKLPSVNISNNILAEEIRDRDWKKKLDSSEKSDVQRRAVINDLKEGDVVVAKRITKENKLATNFGSELYEVVRRNGSEAEIRSKESGKIYHRNVAHLKRLIQETDRSSAERQEHMEVEEIATDTKHTNTEAPSERSIFISLRTVGLITNHWTELFILDEPIMT, from the exons ATGCCAGAAAAGCCGTGGACGGATGTGGCTATTGACTTTCTAGGACCGTTACCCTCAGGAGATTATTTGCTGGTATTGGTTGATTACTTCAGTCGATTCACTGAAGTTATCGTAATGAGGCAAATCACAGCAGAACTGACCATTAATGCACTCTTTGAGACGTTCAGCCGGTACGGTATTCCGGAAACATTAAGGTCGGATAATGGACCTCAGTTCATTAGTGAGCAATTCAAAACATTTTGCGAAGAATACGGGATCTGCCATCAGAAAACAACTCCTTATTGGCCACAAGCAAACGGCGAAGTTGAGCGTATGAATAGCACCATTTTGAAGCGCCTACGGATAAGTCAAGAGGAAAAGAGCAAACACTGGAAGTGGGATTTGAGGAGTTTTCTGTTGATGTACAACTCAACGCCGCATTCCACCACCGCCGTTGCACCATCAGCCTTGATGTTTGGAAGGGTCTTAAGAGATAAACTACCAAGCGTAAATATTTCAAACAACATACTTGCAGAAGAAATAAGGGATCGGGATTGGAAGAAGAAATTGGACTCATCAGAAAAATCGGATGTTCAGAGACGTGCCGTGATAAACGATCTGAAGGAAGGAGATGTAGTAGTGGCAAAACGTATcacaaaagaaaacaaattggCTACGAACTTCGGATCGGAGCTGTATGAAGTAGTACGGAGAAATGGATCAGAAGCTGAAATTCGTTCCAAGGAATCCGGAAAAATCTATCATCGGAACGTGGCTCATCTGAAGCGATTAATCCAAGAAACGGACAGAAGTTCAGCTGAACGACAAGAACACATGGAAGTAGAGGAAATTGCGACGGATACGAAGCATACGAATACTGAAGCACCGTCAGAG CGATCGATCTTCATTTCATTACGGACAGTTGGACTGATTACGAACCATTGGACTGAATTGTTTATCTTGGACGAACCTATTATGACTTAg